One region of Luteolibacter sp. Y139 genomic DNA includes:
- a CDS encoding endonuclease/exonuclease/phosphatase family protein — translation MIRRLTLALLTLASAALAEPLTLRAVAANLTSDQQQSYSVDNGNHSNPEGAGARILKALKPDVVMIQEFNTTMPVRQWVNDTFGKDFNFFQEETKGIPNGIISRYPIAASGHWDDPVLDNREFTWARIRLPGDRDLWVISVHLHSKNATSRATQVTALLEAVQKNVPADALLLLGGDFNTRTPGEPCFPLLAKSFVVPAKPPHDGLGNTSTNAPRNRPYDWVLASPTLDKHEIPVALAGQEFDGGLVFDTRIFEPLAKVPPVQEGDSALKMMQHMAIVRDFRFP, via the coding sequence GTGATCCGGCGACTGACTCTGGCCCTCCTGACCCTCGCGAGCGCGGCCCTCGCCGAGCCTCTCACCCTCCGCGCCGTCGCGGCGAACCTCACCTCGGACCAGCAGCAGTCCTACTCCGTGGACAATGGCAACCACAGCAATCCCGAGGGAGCCGGCGCCCGCATCCTGAAAGCCCTCAAGCCGGACGTGGTGATGATCCAGGAATTCAACACCACCATGCCCGTCCGCCAATGGGTCAATGACACCTTCGGCAAGGACTTCAATTTCTTCCAGGAAGAGACCAAGGGTATCCCGAATGGCATCATCAGCCGCTACCCCATCGCCGCCTCCGGCCATTGGGACGATCCCGTCCTCGACAATCGCGAGTTCACCTGGGCTCGCATCCGCCTCCCCGGCGACCGCGACCTGTGGGTCATCAGCGTCCACCTCCACTCGAAGAACGCCACCTCGCGAGCCACCCAAGTCACTGCCCTGTTGGAAGCCGTGCAGAAGAATGTCCCCGCCGACGCCCTGCTTCTGTTAGGCGGCGACTTCAATACCCGCACTCCCGGCGAGCCCTGCTTCCCCCTCCTCGCGAAGTCCTTCGTCGTCCCCGCCAAGCCACCGCACGATGGCCTCGGCAACACCTCCACCAACGCCCCGCGCAACCGCCCCTACGACTGGGTCCTCGCCAGCCCCACCCTCGACAAGCACGAGATCCCCGTCGCCCTGGCCGGCCAGGAGTTCGACGGCGGCCTCGTCTTCGACACCCGCATCTTCGAACCCCTCGCGAAAGTCCCGCCCGTTCAGGAAGGCGACAGCGCCCTCAAGATGATGCAGCACATGGCCATCGTCCGGGACTTCCGTTTCCCCTGA
- the coaD gene encoding pantetheine-phosphate adenylyltransferase has product MRTAVYAGSFDPPTNGHVWMIQRGLELFDRLIVAIGSNPSKSYTFSVEERLELLRASVPSCERLTISHFHNRYLVDYAKEMDARFILRGIRGPDDYEYERVMRHINADLAPHITTSFLMPPRDIAEVSSSMVKGLIGPVGWEDQVRRYVPAPVFEMLEARSH; this is encoded by the coding sequence ATGCGCACCGCGGTGTATGCCGGGTCCTTCGACCCGCCGACGAATGGCCACGTCTGGATGATCCAGCGCGGGCTGGAATTATTCGACCGGCTGATCGTGGCGATCGGCAGCAATCCTTCGAAGAGCTACACTTTCAGCGTGGAGGAGCGGCTGGAGCTGCTGCGGGCCTCGGTGCCTTCGTGCGAGCGGCTGACGATCTCGCATTTCCACAACCGGTATCTGGTGGATTATGCGAAGGAAATGGACGCGCGGTTCATCCTGCGCGGGATCCGGGGGCCGGATGACTACGAGTACGAGCGGGTGATGCGGCACATCAATGCGGACCTGGCGCCGCACATCACGACGAGCTTCCTGATGCCGCCGCGGGACATCGCGGAGGTGTCATCGAGCATGGTGAAGGGATTGATCGGGCCGGTGGGTTGGGAAGATCAGGTGCGGCGGTATGTGCCGGCGCCGGTGTTCGAGATGCTGGAGGCGCGGAGTCACTGA
- the rpsU gene encoding 30S ribosomal protein S21: protein MSDRSMRGVTVKKGEPVDRALKRLKTKLDTEGILEEMRRRRSFESVAARKIRKARTAPKRHKVRWRYTSPAQAAKAEEAAAAAAANA from the coding sequence ATGAGCGATCGTAGCATGCGTGGAGTGACAGTGAAAAAGGGCGAGCCGGTTGACCGTGCCCTGAAGCGCCTGAAGACCAAACTTGATACCGAAGGTATCCTCGAGGAAATGCGCCGCCGCCGTTCCTTCGAATCCGTCGCCGCCCGCAAGATCCGCAAGGCCCGCACCGCTCCGAAGCGCCACAAGGTGCGCTGGCGCTACACCAGCCCGGCCCAAGCCGCCAAGGCCGAAGAAGCCGCCGCTGCCGCCGCCGCCAACGCGTAA
- a CDS encoding carbon starvation CstA family protein, which produces MKPFLRALLWIAIALLGAVAVGVAAFQRGEPVNALWLVVAGVCTFAVSYRFYSAWLVAKVLTVDDRRAPAAVTCNDGKDFVPTPKWVVFGHHFAAIAGPGPLVGPVLAAQFGYLPGTLWILVGATLGGGIHDAVVLFASMRRQGKSLGQMLKEELNPVIGVVAMISLIAIMTILLAVLGLVVVNALAESPWGLFTIAATIPLAMVMGVAIKSGKVGVTAASVFGVVGLLAAVAGGQYLTPEMKTMLTLKKTDLAWAIMIYGFAASVLPVWLLLAPRDYLSTFMKLGTVAILAVFIVVLHPPLHMPAVTPFIDGSGFVVAAPVFPFVCITIACGAVSGFHALISSGTTPKLLAREKDIRLVGYGAMVVEMLVALMAIIAACALQPGQYFAINSPVDPNNVAAVEAQMVKINSYGPEYAVTRVEMEELAHDLGEPHIIGKVGGAPTFAVGMAHMFAKVIPGKTALSLWYHFAIMFEALFILTTLDAGTRVGRFILQDLLGQLVPKLRDTGSWAGNVTATFLLVAAWGYFLYQGAIDPEGIAKSLWPIFGIANQLLAVIAFCLGTTILIKMGKVRYVWCTAVPLVFLTVVTFSAGIMKIWSPKAAGFLPAIAKLETAIAGGLSGEALKKAQTSLTNLRVDVAITGLFLVFVAVIVFGSVREWWLLLRKQKPVVLRESEYVALAD; this is translated from the coding sequence ATGAAACCCTTTCTTCGCGCTCTTCTCTGGATTGCCATCGCTTTGCTCGGAGCTGTTGCTGTCGGCGTGGCGGCGTTCCAGCGGGGGGAGCCGGTGAATGCGCTGTGGCTGGTGGTGGCTGGGGTTTGCACGTTTGCGGTGTCGTATCGGTTTTACTCGGCGTGGCTGGTGGCGAAGGTGCTGACTGTCGATGACCGGCGGGCACCGGCGGCGGTGACTTGCAATGACGGGAAGGATTTCGTGCCGACGCCGAAGTGGGTGGTATTCGGGCATCACTTCGCGGCGATTGCGGGGCCGGGGCCGCTGGTGGGGCCGGTGCTGGCGGCGCAGTTTGGGTATTTGCCGGGGACGCTTTGGATTCTCGTTGGGGCCACCTTGGGTGGTGGCATTCATGATGCGGTGGTGCTGTTCGCCTCGATGCGGCGGCAGGGGAAGTCGCTGGGGCAGATGCTGAAGGAGGAGCTGAATCCGGTGATCGGGGTGGTGGCGATGATCAGCTTGATCGCGATCATGACGATCCTGCTCGCGGTGCTGGGGCTGGTGGTGGTGAACGCGCTGGCTGAGAGTCCGTGGGGTTTGTTCACGATCGCGGCGACGATTCCGCTGGCGATGGTGATGGGGGTGGCGATCAAGAGCGGGAAGGTGGGGGTGACGGCCGCGTCCGTCTTCGGGGTGGTGGGGCTCTTGGCCGCGGTGGCGGGCGGGCAATACCTGACGCCGGAGATGAAGACGATGCTGACGCTGAAGAAGACGGATCTGGCGTGGGCGATCATGATCTATGGCTTCGCGGCGAGCGTGCTGCCGGTGTGGCTGCTGCTGGCGCCGCGGGATTATCTGAGCACCTTCATGAAGCTGGGGACGGTGGCGATCCTGGCGGTGTTCATCGTGGTGCTGCATCCGCCGCTGCACATGCCGGCGGTGACGCCATTCATCGATGGCAGTGGGTTCGTGGTGGCGGCACCGGTGTTTCCGTTCGTATGCATCACGATCGCTTGTGGTGCGGTGAGTGGATTCCACGCGCTGATTTCGTCGGGGACGACGCCGAAGCTGCTGGCGCGGGAGAAGGATATCCGGCTGGTGGGCTATGGCGCGATGGTGGTGGAGATGCTGGTGGCGCTGATGGCGATCATCGCGGCGTGTGCGCTGCAGCCGGGGCAGTATTTCGCGATCAACTCGCCGGTGGATCCGAACAATGTGGCGGCGGTCGAAGCGCAGATGGTGAAGATCAATTCGTATGGGCCGGAGTATGCGGTGACGCGGGTGGAGATGGAGGAGCTGGCTCATGATCTGGGCGAGCCGCACATCATCGGGAAGGTGGGCGGTGCGCCGACGTTCGCGGTGGGGATGGCGCACATGTTTGCGAAGGTGATCCCGGGGAAGACGGCGCTGTCGCTGTGGTATCACTTCGCGATCATGTTCGAGGCGCTCTTCATCCTGACGACGCTGGATGCGGGGACGCGGGTGGGGAGGTTTATCCTGCAGGATTTGTTAGGGCAGCTGGTGCCGAAGCTGCGGGATACAGGGTCGTGGGCGGGGAATGTGACTGCCACGTTTCTGCTGGTGGCGGCTTGGGGCTACTTCCTGTATCAGGGGGCGATCGATCCCGAGGGGATTGCGAAGAGCTTGTGGCCGATCTTCGGGATCGCGAACCAGCTGCTGGCGGTGATCGCTTTCTGTCTGGGGACGACGATCCTGATCAAGATGGGGAAGGTGCGCTATGTGTGGTGCACGGCGGTGCCGCTGGTGTTCCTGACGGTGGTGACCTTCAGCGCGGGGATCATGAAGATCTGGTCGCCGAAGGCGGCGGGGTTCTTGCCGGCGATTGCGAAGCTTGAGACGGCGATCGCTGGAGGGCTGAGCGGTGAGGCGCTGAAGAAGGCGCAGACCTCGCTGACGAATTTGAGGGTGGATGTGGCGATCACGGGGCTGTTCCTGGTCTTCGTGGCGGTGATCGTTTTCGGCAGCGTCCGGGAATGGTGGCTGCTGCTGCGGAAGCAGAAGCCGGTGGTGCTGCGGGAGAGCGAGTATGTGGCGCTGGCTGATTAG